The Kribbella jejuensis region CCACCAGCGGGAAGGCCAATGACGCCTTCACGCCGAGCTTCCGTGCCGCCGCGGCGTACGAGTCCCACCGCTCGTCCCGCGCCTGGTCCGGGACGTCGACCACGGCTCCGGTGGCGAGGGCCTCCAGACAGGGCCCTTCGCCGAGGCTGTACTGCTGCTCGTCGATCACGGCCGCCCGCGCGTCGCTGGCCACCAGCGTCACCAGCTGGCCGTCGTACCGGGTGGTGATCCCGCAGGAGGCCGGCGGTTCGACGATCTTCGCGGCGACGTCCGCGACCTTGGCCAGCAACTCCTCCAGATCGGGCCCGGACATCAGCAGCGAGTGCACCGAGCTCAGCGCATCGGTGAACGGCACCCGCTCCGCATCGGCCACTCCCCCACCTCGATCCGCGCACGCGACACCTGCGCCGCCCCAGACCGACGATCGCGCAACCGCCCGGCAACTTCAGCGTACGCCGGAACGCCCGGTGACGCGGGACGCCGCCGCCGACTGCCCAAATCACCCCATATCCTATAGGATCTCGTCCAACATCCCGCCCACCGCTGCAGAACGGCTCCCGCATGGCACGCTTCACCGAGTTCGAGACGTACGACGTCCGCTTCCCCACGTCGTTGCACCTGGACGGCTCCGATGCGATGAACACCGACCCGGACTACTCCGCGGCGTACGTCATCCTGCGCACCGACGCCGGTGACGGGCTGGAGGGGCACGGGTTCGCGTTCACGATCGGCCGCGGCAACGACGTCGAGACGACCGCGATCGAGGCGCTGCGGCACCACGTGCTCGGCCTCGACCTGGACGCCACCCTCGGTGACCTCGGCGGGTTCTGGAAGTCGCTCGTGCACGACTCGCAGCTGCGCTGGCTCGGTCCCGAGAAGGGGGTCATGCACATGGCGATCGGCGCGGTCGTGAACGCGGTGTGGGACCTGGCCGCCAAGCGGGCCGGCGTACCGCTGTGGAAGCTGCTCTCGGACCTGACCCCGGAGCAGATCGTCGACCTCGTCGACTTCCGGTACCTGACCGACGCGCTGACCCCGGACGAGGCGCTGGACATCCTGCGCAAGGCGGAGGCCGGGCGCGCCGAACGCGAGGCGATACTGCGCGAGCGCGGGTATCCGGCGTACACCACGACCCCGGGCTGGCTCGGGTACGACGACGCGAAACTGGTCCGGCTCTGCCGCGAGGCGGTCGCGGACGGGTTCACCCAGATCAAGCTGAAGGTCGGCGCGAACCTCGACGACGACATCCGCCGGATGCGGCTGGCCCGTGAGGCGGTCGGCCCGGACATCCGGATCGCGATCGACGCCAACCAGCGCTGGGACGTCCCGGAGGCGATCCGCTGGATCGAGGCGCTGGCGCCGTACGACGTCTGGTGGGTCGAGGAACCGACCAGCCCGGACGACATCCTCGGGCACGCCGCGATCGCCCGGGCGATCGCGCCGATCCGGGTCGCGACCGGTGAACACGTACAGAACCGGGTCGTGTTCAAGCAGCTGCTGCAGGCGCAGGCGCTGTCCTTCCTGCAGATCGACTCCGCCCGGGTGGCGGGTGTCAACGAGAACATCGCGAACCTGCTGCTGGCGGCCAAGTTCGGCGTACCGGTGTGCCCACACGCGGGTGGGGTAGGACTGTGTGAGCTGGTCCAGCACCTGTCGATGTTCGACTACGTTGCGGTCA contains the following coding sequences:
- a CDS encoding L-fuconate dehydratase, which gives rise to MARFTEFETYDVRFPTSLHLDGSDAMNTDPDYSAAYVILRTDAGDGLEGHGFAFTIGRGNDVETTAIEALRHHVLGLDLDATLGDLGGFWKSLVHDSQLRWLGPEKGVMHMAIGAVVNAVWDLAAKRAGVPLWKLLSDLTPEQIVDLVDFRYLTDALTPDEALDILRKAEAGRAEREAILRERGYPAYTTTPGWLGYDDAKLVRLCREAVADGFTQIKLKVGANLDDDIRRMRLAREAVGPDIRIAIDANQRWDVPEAIRWIEALAPYDVWWVEEPTSPDDILGHAAIARAIAPIRVATGEHVQNRVVFKQLLQAQALSFLQIDSARVAGVNENIANLLLAAKFGVPVCPHAGGVGLCELVQHLSMFDYVAVSGSMDDRVIEFVDHLHEHFLDPVTIRDGHYVAPVRPGFGAELDAETLTDFRYPGGKIWTDLKENS